Proteins found in one Allorhizobium pseudoryzae genomic segment:
- a CDS encoding ABC transporter substrate-binding protein produces MNMRAMKAMAMASVMLPATYASATDLEVTHWWTSGGEAAAVKELAKAFDATGNKWVDGAIAGSGGTARPIMISRITGGDPMGATQFNHGRQAQELAQAGLMRDLTSVAEKGKWKEIIKPASLLESCTIDGKIYCAPVNIHSWQWLWLSNDAFKTAGVPVPKNWNEFVAAGPALQKAGIQPLAMGGQPWQATGAFDTLIISLGGKDLYMKVFKDKDAKAAAGPEMAAIFKAADEARKLAKGTNVQDWNQATNMVVTGKAGGQIMGDWAQGEFQLAGKVAGTDYTCLPGLGLNQYLTAGGDAFYFPLLKDEAKSKAQETLAEVIVDPKTQVAFNLKKGSLPVRGDVDLSAANDCMKKGLEVLAKGNILSSTDQLLSPDTQKQKEDLFSQFFANESMTPEAAQKRFSDIIAAAD; encoded by the coding sequence ATGAATATGCGTGCAATGAAAGCCATGGCCATGGCAAGCGTGATGCTGCCGGCCACCTACGCAAGCGCAACGGACCTCGAAGTCACCCATTGGTGGACATCCGGCGGAGAAGCCGCAGCCGTCAAGGAACTGGCAAAGGCGTTCGATGCGACCGGCAACAAATGGGTCGACGGAGCCATTGCCGGGTCCGGCGGCACCGCCCGACCGATCATGATCAGCCGTATCACCGGCGGCGATCCGATGGGTGCCACCCAGTTCAACCATGGTCGTCAGGCGCAGGAACTGGCGCAGGCTGGCCTGATGCGGGATCTCACCAGCGTTGCCGAAAAGGGCAAGTGGAAAGAGATCATCAAACCGGCGAGCCTTCTGGAAAGCTGCACCATCGACGGCAAGATCTATTGCGCGCCGGTGAACATCCACTCCTGGCAGTGGCTGTGGCTGTCCAACGACGCCTTCAAGACCGCCGGTGTTCCGGTGCCGAAGAACTGGAACGAGTTCGTCGCTGCCGGCCCCGCGCTGCAGAAGGCCGGCATCCAGCCGCTCGCCATGGGTGGTCAGCCCTGGCAGGCGACGGGCGCCTTCGATACGCTCATCATTTCGCTGGGCGGCAAGGACCTCTACATGAAGGTCTTCAAGGACAAGGATGCCAAGGCAGCTGCCGGCCCGGAAATGGCGGCGATCTTCAAGGCGGCCGACGAGGCGCGCAAGCTCGCCAAGGGCACCAATGTGCAGGACTGGAACCAGGCGACCAACATGGTCGTGACCGGCAAGGCCGGCGGCCAGATCATGGGTGACTGGGCGCAGGGCGAATTCCAGCTGGCCGGCAAGGTGGCCGGAACGGATTATACCTGCCTGCCCGGTCTTGGCCTGAACCAGTATCTGACGGCCGGCGGCGACGCCTTCTATTTCCCGCTGCTGAAGGACGAGGCAAAGTCCAAGGCGCAGGAGACGCTGGCCGAGGTGATCGTCGATCCGAAAACCCAGGTTGCTTTCAACCTGAAGAAAGGTTCGCTGCCGGTGCGGGGTGACGTGGATCTGTCCGCTGCCAACGACTGCATGAAGAAGGGTCTCGAGGTTCTGGCGAAGGGCAACATCCTCTCCAGCACCGACCAGCTTCTCTCGCCGGATACCCAGAAACAGAAGGAAGACCTGTTCTCGCAGTTCTTCGCCAATGAATCAATGACGCCGGAAGCCGCGCAGAAACGGTTCTCCGATATCATTGCCGCCGCCGACTGA